A region of Anopheles merus strain MAF chromosome 2R, AmerM5.1, whole genome shotgun sequence DNA encodes the following proteins:
- the LOC121600886 gene encoding uncharacterized protein K02A2.6-like: MYDFEIEYVTTEKFGNADILSRLISEHSKPDEDYIIANLELEKDVKSVVISNISSLPINFTEVAKQTGKDSILSKVLHFTQNGWPHNTIYTGELASFYARREALSAVDECLLFSERVIIPNSAQERCLRQFHRGHPGIQRMKSLARSYVYWPSIDKDISECVASCERCQAVSKSPAHSTPIPWPKPSSPWQRVHIDYAGPLEGDYFLIVVDGYSKWPEIVKTSSITASATIAILRGIFSRFGNPVTLVSDNGTQVTSEIFADFCTHNGIEHLRTAPFHPQSNGQAERFVDTFKRSMKKISAEDTSLPESLDIFLQTYRSTPNPSTEEKKSPAELMLGLKMRTTLYLLRPTLNPFKHSVPEKVRELSCRELVYVKTYSRNIWK; this comes from the coding sequence ATGTACGATTTTGAAATCGAATATGTAACCACGGAGAAATTTGGAAATGCCGACATCCTATCAAGATTGATAAGCGAGCACAGCAAGCCAGATGAAGACTATATAATCGCCAATTTGGAGCTAGAGAAGGATGTAAAATCAGTAGTCATCAGCAACATCTCATCCCTACCAATCAATTTTACGGAAGTAGCCAAACAAACGGGAAAAGATTCAATTTTATCAAAGGTACTACATTTTACACAAAACGGTTGGCCACATAATACTATTTATACAGGAGAATTAGCAAGTTTTTATGCAAGAAGGGAAGCGTTATCAGCAGTGGATGAGTGTCTATTATTTAGCGAGAGAGTCATAATTCCAAACAGCGCTCAGGAACGATGCCTCCGACAGTTCCATCGTGGCCATCCTGGCATTCAAAGGATGAAATCGTTAGCTCGTAGCTACGTATATTGGCCATCCATCGATAAAGACATAAGCGAATGCGTAGCCTCTTGTGAGAGGTGTCAAGCTGTTTCAAAGTCACCTGCTCATTCAACTCCTATTCCTTGGCCTAAACCTTCATCACCATGGCAGCGTGTGCATATCGATTACGCTGGCCCTCTGGAAGGGGACTATTTTTTAATTGTCGTGGATGGATACTCAAAATGGCCAGAGATTGTAAAAACATCAAGCATTACGGCATCGGCGACTATAGCAATTCTACGAGGAATATTTTCACGTTTTGGAAATCCAGTCACGCTTGTAAGTGACAATGGCACGCAGGTTACTAGCGAGATTTTTGCTGATTTTTGCACTCACAATGGCATAGAACATCTGAGAACAGCACCATTTCATCCTCAGTCAAATGGCCAGGCTGAGAGGTTTGTAGACACGTTCAAGAGATCGATGAAAAAGATTAGTGCAGAAGATACATCACTTCCGGAGTCATTGGACATATTTTTACAAACCTATCGATCGACTCCAAATCCGTCcacagaagaaaagaaatcacCAGCTGAGCTAATGTTAGGTCTTAAAATGCGAACAACTTTGTATCTGCTTCGTCCTACCTTAAATCCATTTAAACACAGTGTACCTGAGAAGGTGAGAGAGTTGTCCTGCAGAGAGTTAGTGTACGTCAAGACGTACAGCAGAAACATTTGGAAATGA
- the LOC121590496 gene encoding uncharacterized protein LOC121590496 isoform X2 — protein MKKDSNEKKVSVINKLCGKNRHLQALRKSGVLYRRAAKLLKQYKESVEDIVKVVSPSELQDQKGILIRSHLNQLRARHESTSDEGDIDEGRQDQLSLDVLLDEFNLPKLDRGPDTQADSEATSQRPATGVTAAQPAPSQIPVRQRSSHGRTIRLPARFQPYVLS, from the exons ATGAAAAAGGACTCAAATGAGAAAAAAGTCTCGGTTATAAACAAATTGTGTGGCAAAAATCGCCATTTGCAGGCTCTGCGTAAGTCTGGCGTTTTATACCGAAGAGCCGCAAAACTGTTGAAGCAGTATAAAGAATCGGTGGAAGATATTGTGAAAGTGGTATCACCATCAGAACTACAAG ATCAAAAAGGAATACTCATCAGATCGCACCTAAACCAACTTCGAGCTCGACACGAATCTACATCAGACGAAGGTGATATCGATGAAGGACGTCAAGATCAACTATCACTGGATGTTCTACTCGATGAGTTCAACCTTCCCAAACTGGATCGAGGCCCTGACACTCAAGCTGATTCGGAGGCTACTTCCCAACGACCGGCAACAGGGGTTACGGCAGCTCAACCGGCACCGAGTCAGATTCCAGTACGACAACGGTCATCACATGGTCGCACAATTCGCCTACCAGCGCGATTCCAGCCCTACGTGCTGTCTTAA
- the LOC121590496 gene encoding uncharacterized protein K02A2.6-like isoform X1 — MAQESIQQAILQMTQILQQLAQPTPAPSNPEKTLEALATNISEFSFDPDKGITFEKWFSRYTDLFDSDAGSLDDAAKVRLLMRKLDTSSHTRYANYILPKLPKDINFTDTIATLGKIFGEQTSIFNKRYQCLQLIKSDAEDIITYGGKVNRACEDFDFKNMKIDQFKCLVFICGLKGHSYADVRARLLSRIENESADAPITLQNLIDEYQRLVNLKTDTSIIEHQSNSKPSVYAVTSKVNNRQQHFPKPDQKTPRTPCWQCGQMHYIRDCPFSKHQCQQCNRVGHKEGYCACFSKQSNAGDNTNSTPSSSQSATQNGKKPFNKNKAKKEGQQRGVFAVNKEGVVARRKYVEVHINNNSIELQLDCGSDYTIVSKDTLTLLGNPEIHATALQVKTASGKSLPLVSCDISFRDILLEFSCDISFRDITVTGTCYVTPVVGFNVLGSELMEAFGLFDIPINEYCKQVTGPSETTTINNLVGKFPTLFEDGLGRSIKTKVKLFLVDGATPVFKPKRPVPYHSQRLVEKELLRLQRLNVIELIEYSDWAAPIVVVRKAQTDADGDPVVRISADYSTGLNERLEANKYPLPTPDEIIAKLAGSQYFSTIDLSDAYLQIEVEEQSQKVLTINTHKGLFKYKRLPPGVKSAPGAFQKVVDNMLSDLEGAQSFLDDILVFGRTRIEHDRNLEQTLTKIQEYGFKLKAEKCKFRMTQVKYLGHIISGKGVSTDPEKVASIAKMPVPKNISELQSFLGAVNYYARFIREMHTLRKPLDELLKQNVAWNWNDNCQKSFDRFKELLQSDLMLTHFNPELEIIVAADASNSGIGATIRHRFPDNSEKIIQHASRSLTPAEQKYGQIDKEALALVYAVTKFHRMILGRRFVLETDHQPLPRIFGSHKGIPTHTSNRLPRFGLTLMCYDFELRYTSTTKFGYADFLSRLINTANKVEEEYIIASVQLEEEMTAVLQDSADKMPITSNMIAKATQHDEMLNRIIEYILNGWPTSAKECEHPGDSSFYQPKEGLTLTQGCILFGERVVIPSVFQKRVLKMLHQGHPGIVRMKSLARSIVYWPNIDKQIEDEVKQCKSCASASKSPPHAPPESWPTPTGPWQRVHIDYAGPFQGQYFFLVVDAYSRWPEIFATSTTTATVTIQFLRGCFARFGLPNVIVSDNARAFTGDEFNNFCKSNGIIHIRTAPYHPQSNGQVERFVDTMKRALKKINKGEPMQETLDTFLASYRSTPNATIGQRTPSEMMFSWNMRTTLDLLRPYKSPETDKPQHNKQKRQFCPNDNVYTKVYKGNSWHWESGRVIERVGTVNYNVFLDQKGILIRSHLNQLRARHESTSDEGDIDEGRQDQLSLDVLLDEFNLPKLDRGPDTQADSEATSQRPATGVTAAQPAPSQIPVRQRSSHGRTIRLPARFQPYVLS; from the coding sequence atggcACAAGAAAGTATCCAGCAAGCGATTCTTCAAATGACGCAAATTTTGCAGCAGCTTGCGCAACCAACTCCAGCACCTTCCAACCCGGAGAAGACTCTTGAAGCTTTGGCAACTAACATAAGCGAGTTTTCGTTCGACCCGGATAAAGGCATTACATTCGAAAAGTGGTTTTCCAGATACACAGACCTTTTCGATTCAGACGCAGGAAGCTTGGACGATGCGGCCAAAGTGCGCTTGCTCATGAGGAAGCTGGACACATCATCGCACACCCGGTATGCAAATTACATTTTACCAAAACTTCCTAAGGACATCAACTTCACggacaccattgcaacacttGGTAAAATCTTCGGTGAGCAGACTTCCATCTTCAACAAAAGATACCAATGCTTGCAGCTTATCAAATCAGACGCAGAGGATATCATCACATACGGAGGGAAAGTAAACCGTGCTTGCGaagattttgattttaaaaacatgaaaatcgACCAATTCAAATGCTTAGTTTTTATTTGCGGTCTCAAGGGTCATAGCTACGCGGATGTTCGAGCTAGGCTGCTCTCCCGGATCGAGAACGAATCAGCAGACGCACCCATCACCTTGCAGAATCTGATTGATGAGTACCAGCGACTCGTTAATCTGAAAACAGACACTTCCATAATCGAGCACCAGTCAAACTCGAAACCATCGGTGTACGCAGTTACTTCTAAGGTAAACAATCGTCAACAACACTTCCCGAAGCCGGATCAGAAAACACCCCGTACTCCTTGCTGGCAATGCGGTCAGATGCACTACATTCGCGATTGTCCATTTTCAAAACATCAGTGTCAACAATGCAATCGTGTAGGACACAAGGAGGGCTATTGTGCCtgtttttcaaaacaatcCAACGCAGGTGACAACACAAATTCAACACCGTCATCATCACAGTCAGCTACACAAAACGGTAAGAAACCtttcaacaaaaacaaagctaaaaaagaGGGACAGCAGAGAGGAGTTTTTGCGGTAAACAAAGAAGGCGTTGTTGCTAGACGCAAATACGTGGAAGTTCACATCAACAACAATAGTATCGAACTGCAGCTAGATTGTGGTTCAGATTACACAATTGTATCAAAGGACACACTAACCCTTCTTGGCAACCCCGAAATACATGCAACGGCATTGCAAGTCAAAACCGCCTCAGGTAAATCTCTCCCCTTAGTGTCCTGCGATATCTCTTTTCGAGACATACTTCTCGAATTTTCCTGCGATATCTCTTTTCGAGACATAACGGTAACCGGTACATGTTACGTAACGCCGGTGGTTGGATTCAATGTATTAGGTAGCGAACTAATGGAAGCGTTCGGTCTATTTGATATTCCAATCAATGAATATTGTAAACAAGTTACCGGACCATCAGAAACTACCACCATTAACAACCTGGTAGGAAAATTTCCAACTTTATTTGAAGATGGATTGGGACGAAGCATCAAAACAAAGGTGAAACTGTTTTTGGTAGACGGAGCGACTCCTGTTTTCAAACCCAAGCGACCAGTTCCGTATCACTCACAAAGACTGGTAGAGAAGGAGTTGCTAAGACTTCAACGTTTGAATGTAATCGAGCTAATCGAATATTCAGACTGGGCTGCACCAATCGTGGTTGTGCGAAAGGCTCAAACAGATGCTGACGGCGATCCTGTAGTACGCATAAGTGCAGACTATTCGACAGGGTTGAATGAAAGGCtagaagcaaacaaatatcCGCTACCCACACCAGATGAGATCATTGCTAAACTAGCAGGAAGTCAATATTTCAGTACAATTGACTTATCCGACGCCTATTTGCAGATCGAGGTGGAAGAACAATCACAAAAAGTCCTcacaataaacacacacaaaggacTGTTCAAGTACAAGCGTCTCCCACCAGGCGTAAAATCAGCTCCAGGGGCCTTCCAAAAGGTAGTTGACAACATGCTCAGCGACTTAGAAGGTGCCCAATCCTTCCTTGATGATATTTTGGTATTTGGACGAACACGTATAGAGCATGACAGAAACTTGGAACAAACACTAACAAAAATCCAAGAGTACGGGTTCAAATTGAAGGCAGAGAAATGCAAATTTCGAATGACACAAGTCAAATACCTAGGCCATATTATCAGCGGGAAAGGTGTGTCTACAGATCCGGAGAAAGTAGCATCCATAGCAAAGATGCCAGTTCCGAAGAATATATCAGAGCTACAATCATTTCTAGGAGCAGTGAATTACTATGCAAGATTCATTCGGGAAATGCACACATTGCGCAAACCACTAGATGAACTGCTGAAACAAAATGTAGCATGGAACTGGAACGACAACTGCCAAAAATCGTTTGATCGATTCAAAGAGCTTCTACAGTCAGACCTTATGCTTACACACTTCAATCCAGAGCTAGAAATAATTGTAGCCGCAGACGCATCCAACAGTGGTATCGGTGCTACAATTAGACACAGGTTCCCTGACAACAGTGAAAAGATCATTCAGCACGCATCACGATCATTAACACCAGCGGAACaaaaatatggtcaaattgaCAAAGAAGCATTGGCTCTGGTTTATGCAGTGACTAAATTTCACCGCATGATTCTTGGCAGACGGTTTGTGTTGGAAACAGATCACCAACCGCTACCTCGCATTTTCGGCTCGCATAAAGGCAtcccaacacacacatcgaaCAGATTGCCGCGGTTTGGATTAACACTAATGTGTTATGATTTCGAACTGCGATACACTTCAACAACAAAATTTGGCTATGCTGATTTCCTCTCCAGACTCATCAATACAGCAAACAAGGTAGAAGAGGAGTACATAATTGCATCAGTGCAATTGGAAGAGGAGATGACAGCTGTTCTGCAAGATTCGGCCGACAAAATGCCAATCACATCAAATATGATCGCTAAAGCCACACAACACGATGAAATGTTAAACCGTATCATTGAATACATACTCAATGGTTGGCCAACTAGCGCAAAAGAATGCGAACATCCAGGAGATTCATCTTTCTATCAACCCAAAGAAGGGCTGACTCTAACTCAAGGATGCATTCTGTTTGGAGAACGCGTGGTCATACCATCAGTCTTCCAAAAGCGTGTTCTGAAAATGCTACATCAAGGGCATCCAGGCATTGTAAGAATGAAAAGTCTCGCAAGAAGTATTGTTTACTGGCCCAACATTGACAAGCAGATTGAGGATGAAGTAAAACAGTGTAAGAGTTGTGCATCAGCTTCAAAATCTCCACCGCACGCTCCACCAGAGTCTTGGCCAACACCAACTGGTCCGTGGCAAAGGGTCCATATAGACTATGCTGGACCATTTCAAGGTCAATACTTTTTCCTCGTAGTTGATGCTTATTCTCGTTGGCCAGAAATCTTCGCAACATCAACCACAACAGCGACGGTCACAATACAATTCCTTAGAGGCTGCTTTGCGCGGTTTGGATTACCGAATGTGATTGTCTCCGACAATGCGAGGGCATTCACGGGAGATGAATTCAATAATTTCTGCAAGTCCAACGGCATCATTCACATACGAACCGCTCCCTATCATCCACAATCCAATGGACAAGTGGAACGGTTTGTAGACACCATGAAGAGAGCCCTAAAGAAAATTAACAAGGGAGAGCCTATGCAGGAAACATTGGACACATTCTTGGCATCGTATCGGTCGACACCAAACGCTACAATAGGACAAAGAACACCAAGTGAAATGATGTTTTCTTGGAACATGCGGACTACACTCGACCTACTGCGTCCTTACAAGAGTCCTGAAACAGACAAACCGCAGCACAACAAGCAGAAGCGACAATTTTGTCCCAACGACAATGTATACACAAAAGTATACAAGGGGAACTCCTGGCATTGGGAATCGGGTCGAGTAATTGAACGGGTTGGTACAGTTAATTACAATGTATTTTTAGATCAAAAAGGAATACTCATCAGATCGCACCTAAACCAACTTCGAGCTCGACACGAATCTACATCAGACGAAGGTGATATCGATGAAGGACGTCAAGATCAACTATCACTGGATGTTCTACTCGATGAGTTCAACCTTCCCAAACTGGATCGAGGCCCTGACACTCAAGCTGATTCGGAGGCTACTTCCCAACGACCGGCAACAGGGGTTACGGCAGCTCAACCGGCACCGAGTCAGATTCCAGTACGACAACGGTCATCACATGGTCGCACAATTCGCCTACCAGCGCGATTCCAGCCCTACGTGCTGTCTTAA